Proteins encoded by one window of Castor canadensis chromosome 2, mCasCan1.hap1v2, whole genome shotgun sequence:
- the Ccdc15 gene encoding coiled-coil domain-containing protein 15 isoform X5 encodes MSHMPGRMALVKKPRNTTKLPLALNPTKSKDVLAVLAERNQAVIPVGAWVEPASPNSSEITAHTSACMIEEELKEQQRKKQEALKHFQKQVKYRVNQQIRLRKKQQLLKSYEAAEKEGSVAMQSSDRAHLTPKRTSVFPSNLNAAIGSFRLPHSQMVGDVVEDGENQNKLFQQAQALSHTMKQARHQLASFKTKALSRKPEYIKINIGTRRELPLKIHQDLLATVHYQNLMENQGPDYVMTDEKWREDLFCEEQQDLLSEDKTMSFNRVQKVKFKTPLFVVMEEDKQKELYSQRLQDILPEAQDCLLEAQCDLPETQGDLIEVQSVKPESPGVEPDIRTIEPECQTTGPESKVIKTETQSTELEDGNTYLESQDFPPQNQALVPRGQNFLSKCQGQNSLPKDHGVLPKDLNILPKSQDQNFQPVEQDFLPGNWLVLPKEHNILLRNQDQNFLPKDQCVLPKDQKFLPKYEHQNFLPKDQNFLPRDDQCVLLKEQNILLEYQDQEFLPVNQDFLPRDQNILPKCEDQNFLLKGQCVLPKDQTTLHKCQEQDFQPPNQEKYFWPPPSALTAGIWKKECPTSTQWYLSHRFPRQFSTRDKLEQKEEEDQQEKVCFKEPFFDRTDEKEREDFSLAGDQYLPLTPQFQDFIRDQDMFLLQPSSFMREEKEKEELPLEYHQYVPPKIQDQFSPGEEHRNYGQASCGVTDERWRKELFPKCHGYGLHEIQDPGSAREQSLHFRQQPSIGTIERWQGNLLLDDHHHLPSRHQRDTCSRRQEYDDNHLGLSTEFQVPLAFQSGVDQEEDKKELGLH; translated from the exons ACTTCAGCATGTATGATTGAGGAAGAACtaaaagaacaacaaagaaaaaagcaagaagctttgaaacattttcaaaaacaaGTCAAATACCGGGTAAATCAACAAATTCGATTGAGAAAAAAGCAGCAGCTTCTGAAGTCTTATGAAGCA GCAGAAAAAGAAGGCTCTGTAGCCATGCAATCTTCAGATCGAGCACACTTAACTCCTAAAAGGACAAGCGTTTTTCCAAGTAATTTGAATGCTGCTATTGGAAGTTTTAGGTTACCCCATTCccagatggttggagatgtagtagAAGATGGAGAAAATCAGAATAAATTATTCCAACAAGCCCAAGCT CTTAGTCACACCATGAAACAGGCACGTCACCAGCTGGCATCCTTTAAAACT AAAGCACTTTCTAGAAAACCAGAATACATCAAGATAAATATAGGAACAAGAAGAGAGTTACCCCTTAAGATCCATCAGGATCTTTTAGCTACTGTGCATTATCAGAACTTGATGGAAAATCAG GGCCCTGACTATGTTATGACAGATGAGAAATGGAGAGAAGATTTGTTTTGTGAGGAACAGCAGGATCTCCTTTCTGAAGACAAGACTATGTCTTTCAACAGAGTTCAG AAAGTAAAGTTCAAAACTCCATTATTTGTTGTGATGGAAGAGGACAAACAAAAGGAGTTGTATTCTCAGAGACTTCAGGATATTCTGCCAGAAGCCCAGGATTGTCTTCTAGAAGCTCAGTGTGATCTGCCAGAAACCCAGGGTGATTTGATAGAAGTCCAGAGCGTTAAACCTGAATCTCCAGGTGTTGAGCCAGATATTCGAACTATTGAGCCAGAATGCCAGACCACTGGGCCAGAAAGCAAagttattaagacagaaactcagaGTACTGAGCTAGAAGATGGGAATACTTATTTGGAATCCCAGGATTTCCCACCCCAAAACCAAGCCCTTGTACCCAGAGGCCAGAATTTTCTATCTAAATGTCAGGGCCAGAATTCTCTACCCAAAGACCATGGTGTTCTCCCTAAAGACCTGAATATTCTACCTAAGTCCCAGGACCAGAATTTTCAACCTGTAGAGCAGGATTTTCTACCTGGAAACTGGCTTGTCCTTCCCAAAGAACATAATATTCTACTCAGAAATCAAGACCAGAATTTTCTACCTAAAGACCAGTGTGTCCTCCCCAAAGACCAGAAGTTTTTACCCAAATATGAACACCAGAATTTTCTACCTAAAGATCAGAATTTTCTACCCAGAGATGACCAGTGTGTTCTCCTCAAAGAACAGAATATTCTACTTGAATATCAGGACCAAGAGTTTCTCCCTGTCAACCAGGATTTTCTACCTAGAGACCAGAATATTTTACCCAAATGTGAAGACCAGAATTTTCTCCTCAAAGGCCAGTGTGTTCTCCCAAAGGACCAGACTACTCTACACAAATGCCAGGAGCAAGATTTTCAACCCCCAAATCAG gaaaaatatttctgGCCGCCACCTTCTGCTTTGACAGCTGGAATATGGAAAAAGGAGTGTCCCACAAGTACCCAGTGGTATCTTTCACACAGATTCCCACGCCAGTTCTCCACCAGAGATAAGTTAGagcaaaaggaagaagaggatcaACAGGAA aaagTATGCTTTAAGGAGCCATTCTTTGATAGgacagatgagaaagaaagagaagactttTCTCTGGCAGGTGATCAGTACCTGCCTCTCACACCCCAGTTCCAGGACTTCATCAGAGATCAG GACATGTTTCTCTTACAGCCCTCATCTTTtatgagagaagagaaagagaaagaggagttgcctctggagtatcaTCAGTATGTTCCACCTAAAATCCAGGACCAGTTCTCCCCTGGAGAAGAG CACAGGAACTATGGGCAGGCATCATGTGGTGTGACAGatgagagatggagaaaggaatTATTTCCAAAGTGCCATGGATATGGGTTACATGAAATCCAGGATCCAGGCTCTGCCAGAGAGCAG AGCTTACACTTTAGACAGCAGCCATCTATTGGGACAATTGAAAGGTGGCAAGGGAATTTGCTTCTGGATGACCATCATCATCTTCCATCCAGGCACCAGAGAGACACCTGCAGCAGACGACAG GAGTATGATGACAATCATTTGGGATTGAGCACTGAATTCCAAGTTCCACTGGCATTTCAGTCTGGAGTAGATCAAGAAGAAGACAAGAAAGAG TTAGGTTTACACTAA
- the Ccdc15 gene encoding coiled-coil domain-containing protein 15 isoform X4: MSHMPGRMALVKKPRNTTKLPLALNPTKSKDVLAVLAERNQAVIPVGAWVEPASPNSSEITAHTSACMIEEELKEQQRKKQEALKHFQKQVKYRVNQQIRLRKKQQLLKSYEAAEKEGSVAMQSSDRAHLTPKRTSVFPSNLNAAIGSFRLPHSQMVGDVVEDGENQNKLFQQAQALSHTMKQARHQLASFKTKALSRKPEYIKINIGTRRELPLKIHQDLLATVHYQNLMENQGPDYVMTDEKWREDLFCEEQQDLLSEDKTMSFNRVQKVKFKTPLFVVMEEDKQKELYSQRLQDILPEAQDCLLEAQCDLPETQGDLIEVQSVKPESPGVEPDIRTIEPECQTTGPESKVIKTETQSTELEDGNTYLESQDFPPQNQALVPRGQNFLSKCQGQNSLPKDHGVLPKDLNILPKSQDQNFQPVEQDFLPGNWLVLPKEHNILLRNQDQNFLPKDQCVLPKDQKFLPKYEHQNFLPKDQNFLPRDDQCVLLKEQNILLEYQDQEFLPVNQDFLPRDQNILPKCEDQNFLLKGQCVLPKDQTTLHKCQEQDFQPPNQEKYFWPPPSALTAGIWKKECPTSTQWYLSHRFPRQFSTRDKLEQKEEEDQQEKVCFKEPFFDRTDEKEREDFSLAGDQYLPLTPQFQDFIRDQDMFLLQPSSFMREEKEKEELPLEYHQYVPPKIQDQFSPGEEHRNYGQASCGVTDERWRKELFPKCHGYGLHEIQDPGSAREQSLHFRQQPSIGTIERWQGNLLLDDHHHLPSRHQRDTCSRRQEYDDNHLGLSTEFQVPLAFQSGVDQEEDKKERQKQYLRYRRLFMDIEREQVKEQKREKEQKKKVENTGALSLLDKWSTWSTT; this comes from the exons ACTTCAGCATGTATGATTGAGGAAGAACtaaaagaacaacaaagaaaaaagcaagaagctttgaaacattttcaaaaacaaGTCAAATACCGGGTAAATCAACAAATTCGATTGAGAAAAAAGCAGCAGCTTCTGAAGTCTTATGAAGCA GCAGAAAAAGAAGGCTCTGTAGCCATGCAATCTTCAGATCGAGCACACTTAACTCCTAAAAGGACAAGCGTTTTTCCAAGTAATTTGAATGCTGCTATTGGAAGTTTTAGGTTACCCCATTCccagatggttggagatgtagtagAAGATGGAGAAAATCAGAATAAATTATTCCAACAAGCCCAAGCT CTTAGTCACACCATGAAACAGGCACGTCACCAGCTGGCATCCTTTAAAACT AAAGCACTTTCTAGAAAACCAGAATACATCAAGATAAATATAGGAACAAGAAGAGAGTTACCCCTTAAGATCCATCAGGATCTTTTAGCTACTGTGCATTATCAGAACTTGATGGAAAATCAG GGCCCTGACTATGTTATGACAGATGAGAAATGGAGAGAAGATTTGTTTTGTGAGGAACAGCAGGATCTCCTTTCTGAAGACAAGACTATGTCTTTCAACAGAGTTCAG AAAGTAAAGTTCAAAACTCCATTATTTGTTGTGATGGAAGAGGACAAACAAAAGGAGTTGTATTCTCAGAGACTTCAGGATATTCTGCCAGAAGCCCAGGATTGTCTTCTAGAAGCTCAGTGTGATCTGCCAGAAACCCAGGGTGATTTGATAGAAGTCCAGAGCGTTAAACCTGAATCTCCAGGTGTTGAGCCAGATATTCGAACTATTGAGCCAGAATGCCAGACCACTGGGCCAGAAAGCAAagttattaagacagaaactcagaGTACTGAGCTAGAAGATGGGAATACTTATTTGGAATCCCAGGATTTCCCACCCCAAAACCAAGCCCTTGTACCCAGAGGCCAGAATTTTCTATCTAAATGTCAGGGCCAGAATTCTCTACCCAAAGACCATGGTGTTCTCCCTAAAGACCTGAATATTCTACCTAAGTCCCAGGACCAGAATTTTCAACCTGTAGAGCAGGATTTTCTACCTGGAAACTGGCTTGTCCTTCCCAAAGAACATAATATTCTACTCAGAAATCAAGACCAGAATTTTCTACCTAAAGACCAGTGTGTCCTCCCCAAAGACCAGAAGTTTTTACCCAAATATGAACACCAGAATTTTCTACCTAAAGATCAGAATTTTCTACCCAGAGATGACCAGTGTGTTCTCCTCAAAGAACAGAATATTCTACTTGAATATCAGGACCAAGAGTTTCTCCCTGTCAACCAGGATTTTCTACCTAGAGACCAGAATATTTTACCCAAATGTGAAGACCAGAATTTTCTCCTCAAAGGCCAGTGTGTTCTCCCAAAGGACCAGACTACTCTACACAAATGCCAGGAGCAAGATTTTCAACCCCCAAATCAG gaaaaatatttctgGCCGCCACCTTCTGCTTTGACAGCTGGAATATGGAAAAAGGAGTGTCCCACAAGTACCCAGTGGTATCTTTCACACAGATTCCCACGCCAGTTCTCCACCAGAGATAAGTTAGagcaaaaggaagaagaggatcaACAGGAA aaagTATGCTTTAAGGAGCCATTCTTTGATAGgacagatgagaaagaaagagaagactttTCTCTGGCAGGTGATCAGTACCTGCCTCTCACACCCCAGTTCCAGGACTTCATCAGAGATCAG GACATGTTTCTCTTACAGCCCTCATCTTTtatgagagaagagaaagagaaagaggagttgcctctggagtatcaTCAGTATGTTCCACCTAAAATCCAGGACCAGTTCTCCCCTGGAGAAGAG CACAGGAACTATGGGCAGGCATCATGTGGTGTGACAGatgagagatggagaaaggaatTATTTCCAAAGTGCCATGGATATGGGTTACATGAAATCCAGGATCCAGGCTCTGCCAGAGAGCAG AGCTTACACTTTAGACAGCAGCCATCTATTGGGACAATTGAAAGGTGGCAAGGGAATTTGCTTCTGGATGACCATCATCATCTTCCATCCAGGCACCAGAGAGACACCTGCAGCAGACGACAG GAGTATGATGACAATCATTTGGGATTGAGCACTGAATTCCAAGTTCCACTGGCATTTCAGTCTGGAGTAGATCAAGAAGAAGACAAGAAAGAG CGTCAAAAGCAGTATCTGAGATACAGAAGACTTTTCATGGATATTGAGAGAGAAcaagtaaaagaacaaaaaagagaaaaggaacaaaagaagaaagttgaAAA